In Perca flavescens isolate YP-PL-M2 chromosome 7, PFLA_1.0, whole genome shotgun sequence, the following proteins share a genomic window:
- the LOC114558485 gene encoding enteropeptidase isoform X2, giving the protein MELKAFTVLFLSALCLSDLTSPQDRPQTQMRSIREVKMHEDYDDVTSDNDVTLLLLSSPFNFTDHVQPVCTPHNLTHEFILNFSHCFISGWGSSYYKGRLMNRLQEAEVELIDRITCNLITWYNGLITENMICAGLESGVADSCQGDSGGPLQCYSEDEDRFYVVGVTSFGHECGLPHRPGVYARTSRFAGWLKTSQTASVSAAHRLNTRLISALLSAALMLL; this is encoded by the exons ATGGAGCTCAAAGCGTTTACAGTGCTGTTTTTGAGTGCTTTGTGTTTGAGTGATCTGACTTCACCACAGGACA GACCTCAAACCCAGATGCGCTCCATCAGGGAAGTCAAAATGCATGAGGACTACGATGACGTCACGTCTGACAACGATGTGACACTCTTGCTCCTCAGCTCTCCCTTCAACTTCACTGACCACGTCCAACCTGTCTGCACTCCTCATAATTTGACTCATGAGTTCATCCTCAACTTCAGCCACTGTTTCATCAGTGGATGGGGGAGCTCCTATTACAAAG GCAGACTGATGAACAGATTGCAGGAAGCTGAGGTGGAGCTCATTGACAGGATTACATGTAACCTGATCACCTGGTACAACGGCCTCATCACTGAAAACATGATCTGTGCTGGACTGGAGAGCGGGGTGGCTGATTCCTGTCAG GGTGACAGCGGGGGGCCCCTGCAGTGTTACAGCGAGGACGAGGACAGGTTTTATGTGGTCGGAGTCACAAGCTTCGGGCACGAGTGTGGACTTCCTCACAGGCCGGGGGTGTACGCCAGAACCAGCAGGTTTGCAGGTTGGCTGAAGACGAGTCAGACAGCATCAGTGTCTGCTGCACACAGACTGAACACAAGACTGATCTCAGCTCTGCTAAGTGCTGCTCTGATGCTGCTCTGA
- the LOC114558485 gene encoding transmembrane protease serine 11D isoform X1 has product MELKAFTVLFLSALCLSDLTSPQDSCGQRLLVSPPGAFRIVGGREAPEGAWPWQVSIQIQSRHHCGGTILSNLWVLTATHCFHKYLRIIKSHFRVVAGLNVLSAPGPQTQMRSIREVKMHEDYDDVTSDNDVTLLLLSSPFNFTDHVQPVCTPHNLTHEFILNFSHCFISGWGSSYYKGRLMNRLQEAEVELIDRITCNLITWYNGLITENMICAGLESGVADSCQGDSGGPLQCYSEDEDRFYVVGVTSFGHECGLPHRPGVYARTSRFAGWLKTSQTASVSAAHRLNTRLISALLSAALMLL; this is encoded by the exons ATGGAGCTCAAAGCGTTTACAGTGCTGTTTTTGAGTGCTTTGTGTTTGAGTGATCTGACTTCACCACAGGACA GCTGTGGGCAGCGGCTCCTGGTCTCCCCCCCTGGTGCATTTCGTATAGTGGGGGGGCGGGAGGCTCCTGAGGGGGCTTGGCCCTGGCAGGTCAGCATCCAGATCCAGTCCAGGCATCACTGTGGCGGGACGATCCTCAGCAACCTCTGGGTGCTCACTGCCACACACTGCTTCCACAAATACCT AAGGATCATCAAAAGCCATTTCCGTGTGGTGGCAGGACTTAATGTGTTATCTGCTCCAGGACCTCAAACCCAGATGCGCTCCATCAGGGAAGTCAAAATGCATGAGGACTACGATGACGTCACGTCTGACAACGATGTGACACTCTTGCTCCTCAGCTCTCCCTTCAACTTCACTGACCACGTCCAACCTGTCTGCACTCCTCATAATTTGACTCATGAGTTCATCCTCAACTTCAGCCACTGTTTCATCAGTGGATGGGGGAGCTCCTATTACAAAG GCAGACTGATGAACAGATTGCAGGAAGCTGAGGTGGAGCTCATTGACAGGATTACATGTAACCTGATCACCTGGTACAACGGCCTCATCACTGAAAACATGATCTGTGCTGGACTGGAGAGCGGGGTGGCTGATTCCTGTCAG GGTGACAGCGGGGGGCCCCTGCAGTGTTACAGCGAGGACGAGGACAGGTTTTATGTGGTCGGAGTCACAAGCTTCGGGCACGAGTGTGGACTTCCTCACAGGCCGGGGGTGTACGCCAGAACCAGCAGGTTTGCAGGTTGGCTGAAGACGAGTCAGACAGCATCAGTGTCTGCTGCACACAGACTGAACACAAGACTGATCTCAGCTCTGCTAAGTGCTGCTCTGATGCTGCTCTGA